The following is a genomic window from Stegostoma tigrinum isolate sSteTig4 unplaced genomic scaffold, sSteTig4.hap1 scaffold_754, whole genome shotgun sequence.
AATTggaaagctatgtcccctcatgctagccatcaccatccgaggaaaacggctctcactgtctaccctatctaatcctctgatcatcttgtatatctctattaagtcacctcttaaccttcttctctctaacgaaaacagcctcaagtccctcagcctaccCTCATATGACCTTccgtccattccaggcaacatcctagtaaatctcctctgcaccctttccaatgcttccacatccttcctatagtgcagcaaccagaactgtatgcaatactccaagtgcggccacaccagagtcttgtacagctgcaacatgacatcatggctccaaaactcattccctctaccgattaaaacctaatacaccgtaagcgttcttaacaaccccatcaacctgggaggcaactttcagggatctatgcgcatggacaccgagatttctctgttcatccacactaccaataatcttaccattagtccagcactctgtattcctgttactccttccaaagtgaatcacctcacacttttccgcattaaactgtacttgccacctctcagcccagcctgcaatctgcaacatccttccgcactatccacagctccaccgactttagtgtcatccgcaaatttattaacccaatcttcaatgccctcatccaggtcatttataaaaatgtcaaacagcagtggccccaaaacagatccttgcggtacaccactagtaactgaactccaggatgaacatttcccatcaactgccaccctctgtcttcttacagcaagccaatttctggttcaaaccactaaatcaccctcaatcccatgcctcggTATTTTCTGCtataagcctaccatggggaaccttatcaaacactttactgaaatccatatacaccacatcaaccgctttaccctcatccatctgtttggccaccttctcaaagacctcaataaggtttctgaggcatgacctacccttcataaaacctcattgaattctttgaagaaggggccaaacatgtggatgaagttggatcagtggatgtggtgtaaatggatttaagtaaggcgtttgataaggttctctgaggtaggctcatgcagaaggtaaggataGGGGAAGGGtaaggcatgggatagggggacatgtggcagattggattcagaattggctgactcttagaagaaGGGTGGTAGTGGCTGGAAAATAtacaacatggtgctcagttacgagtggtgtaccacaaggatctgttctgggtcctcttctatttgtgatttttgtaaatgatttggatgaaggagtggaagggtggattagcaagtttgcggaccatatgaaggtgggtcacgttgtggacagtgcagagggctgttctaggttacaaagggacattgataggatgcagagctgggctgagaagtgccagatggagtttaaccctgaaaagtgtgaggcgattcattttggaaggacaaacttgaaagcagaatacagggtcaacggaaagattcttggcagtgtggaggagcagagggaacttggggttcatgttcacagttccctgagagctgccacccaggtggatagagttattaagaaggcatatggtgtgttggctttcagtaATAGAAGGATCGGGTTCAAGAACTGCGAAGCTATGCTCcaactatacaaaagcctggttcagccacatctggagtattgcgtccagttccggtcacctcattataggaaagatgtggaagcattggaaatggtgcagaggaaatttaccaggatgttgcctggaatggagggaaggcctttcgaggaaaggttgagagagcttaggcttttctgtttagaatgatgaaggatgagaagtgacatgatagaggtgtacagcatgatcagacgtatagatagagtagacaaccagagactttttcctaggttggaggtagctattacgagggggcatagttttaaagtgagtggaggtagatgtaggggagacgtcagaggtaggttctttactcagagagcggtcAGGGcatgaatgcattgctggagagcgTAGTGGATtcagcctcattggggcatttaagcagctattagataggcatatggatgaaagtgtaaggtaggggtggaggtaaGATAGACCTgaggattaggataaaagtttggtacaacatcgtgggctgaagggcctgtactgtactgtactgatctatgttctattttgtatACTGCATTAATTGAGATATGACACCTTCCGTCCTGTATTTACCATCCCTTGTCGTTGCCATCCCTTTATCTGATGTGCTTGAAGTTACATTCCTAACCCTTGCCAAACACATTGCCCTGTATTCTGGAGACTTTAAGAACCTCTGCTgagttctgttttcattttttccATGCAGTTGAACCCACGCCTGCCCATATGCTCACCTGTTGCTTTGTTTCCCTTCCTGACTCCCCACTCTCTAGTGTAAAGCCCTGTTGACCACCCTAGTTTGTGTTTTCTTCCCTTTTCTATGTCATAAGCATTGTTCTTTCATTTAAAGTCATGAGCATTAGTGACTGACCATCACAGTAACAGAAttgtaaaaattaaatttaacagAATTTCAAAACAAGTGTCACTCTGGGTTCTAACTAGTGTTTCAATCAGCTGGGATGAGATGACTGTACGTGGCTCTGCACTCTAGCTCCCAGCTCAAGTACAGAAGCCCAGTCAGAATAAGCAGGCTACAAACCTCAAATAGCATTCAGTTTACTGACCAGAGCTTTGTGTTTTCCAGAGGGGCTAAACTTTGTGTTGTGAAAACAAAGCGAAAAGCAAAGCAGAGTCAGACTGTCACACAGGAATACGTCATTACACGTAAGTACAGAGCCCTTCCAGGTAATCGGCAGCTTTAGAACAAGACTGCCATTCTCGCAGACTCCAGAAATTACAGTCACAGACTAAATTCTTGCCATAAACCCTTGTTTGATATCAATTGATTTCATTGTAAATCTATGCCCAAAAAGCATCCTAATATAACTTAACCTTCACTATAACACTGATATGCCcttcacccctcactgtaaaattTGAAATTGAGTACACCCCTCACGTTTGCACTCTAATCTGCCCCACACTGTTAATTCTGATATGGAAACATAGAcacagaagcatagaaaataggtgtgggagtaggccattctgtcctttgagcctgcacatccttcaGTATGATAGTGGctaatcatgcaatttcagtatcccactcctgctttcgctcaataccccttgatccctttagtttTAAGGGCCACATCCACCACCCTCTTGAATATATATAATGGACTGGCCCAACAGCTTTCTTTGGTAGAaacttccacaggttcacaactatCTGAGTGAAGACGTTCTTTCtcatctcatagaacatagaacagtacagcacagtacaggcccttcggcccacgatgttgtgccaaacttttacctgaaccctaaggtctatctaacctccaccgctaccttatgctatcatccatatgcctatctaatagctgcttaaatgtccctaatgaatccgactccactaccctccccGGCAGACTCAGTCCTGAATAGCTTACtacttattcttagactgtgacctctagttctggacttccccataatctggaacattcttcccatgttTAACATGTCCAGTCCCATCAAGGGTTTATATGCTTCCATAAGATGCCCACCCcctcatgcttctaaattccaatagcCCAGTCAATCCAGACTTTGTTCATATATCAGTCCTACCACGCGGTTTTCAGGAagttcaccagacctgaaacgttaactctgtttttccttcacagatgctgccacacctgctgagcttttccagaaactttgtttttgttcctaccaACTCAGgtatcagtctggtgaactttcgCTGGGCTCCCTCAATAataagaatgtccttcctcacacGAGGGCACCttactgcacacagtattcaagatatggcctcaccaaggccctatataactgcaatAAGACATTCCAATTCCTGGACTCACATTCTCAAATATTGTCCATACCTCTCACTTTAACGTGCTgatatacatagaacattacagcacagtacaggcccttcagccctcgatgttgtgccgacctgtcgtaccgatctctattccatgtacatccatatgcttatccaatgacgccttaaatgtacctacagttggcgaatctactaccgttgcaggcaaagcgttccattcccttactactctgagtaaagaaactacctctgacatctgtcctatatctttcacccctcaatttaaagctatgccccctcgtgcgcgccgtcaccatcctaggaaaaaggctctccctatccaccctatctaaccctctgattattttatatgtttcaattaagtcacctctcaaacttctctctaatgaaaacatcctgaagaccctcagcctttcctcgtaagaccttccctccataccaggcaacatcctagtaaatctcctctgcaccctttccaaagcttccacatccttcttataatgcggtgaccagaactgtacacaatactccaagtgcggccgcaccagagttttgtacagcttcaccataacctcttagttccggaactcgatcccgctattaataaaagctaaaacactgtatgccttcttaacagccctgtcaacctgggtggcaactttcaaggatctgtgtacatggacaccaagatctctctgctcatctacactgctaagaatcttaccattagctgtgtactttgccttccggttactcctaccaaagtgcatcacctcacacttgtctgcattaaactccatttgccacctctcagcccagctctgcagcttatctatgcctctctgcaacctacagcatccttcgtcactatccacaactccaccgaccttagtgtggtctgcaaatttactaacccatccttttacgccctcatccaggtcatttataaaaatgacaaacagcagtggacccaacaccgaaccttgcggtacaccactagtaactagtctccaggatgaacatttcccatcaactaccaccctctgtcttctttcagcaagccaatttctgatccaaactgctatatctcccacaatcccattcctccgcattttgtacaatagcctattgtggggaaccttatcgaacgccttgctgaaatccatatacaccacatcaaccggtttactctcatctacctgtttggtcaccttctcaaagaactaccCCACATATCTCACTCCAACATTTGGATATCACCCACACCCTTCATTTTAAGTCTGACATACACCACACCCCACACTTTAACATACTGATATACCTCACATCTCTCACTGGAGACTCTGATATACTCAATTGACTTGGAAGTTTAAGTCTGTTGTAAGCGATGTAACAATTGTTTATTTATGTGGTTGTTTTACATGTTTGTAGCCCACGCCCTGCCCATGTTCCGGGAACCCAGGCAGAAGAGCaccaggaaacagttggagaaagATCGTCTTGATCCTGTGAAATCCCACAAGCCGGAACCTCCAGTATCTGGACCAGGTGCCGTTGGTTTCATAGTTCCTCATCACTGTTGCGAGCTGTTGGTTGCTGCTGAACCTGAAAACTATTTGCCTAAGCTTTAATTTGAGTGTCACTTTGTGGCATTTACGTAAGTGTTTCTATTACAGGGCGTGGTGGGCGTGTTGGTACTCATGGTGGAACATTATCATCATTTATCGTGAAGAATATTGCTCTGGATAAAACAGATGACAGCAACCCGCGTGAAGCTATCTTACGCCATGCAAAAGAAGCCGAACAAAATCCATACTGGGTGGCTCCAGCCTATGTGAAGTGAGTCTGATCAGTGTCTGTCATTCAGGGTTTGTAGCCCCACAGATTATGAAGTGGCAGGGTCAATAAACCCCTCTCGCTTCTTTTTACCTCCCATCTGTCATGGATTAAATCTCAAAGGTTTCTTTACTTCCTGTGTTTATTGCTTCATCACAGAACCATGAAACTATACAGAAATCTCAGTCTTGCACTATCATCAATTGTACTCAGctatgaaaaacaaaaaaaaaagcactgtATACAAGAatacaggaattgctggagaaactcagcaggtctgacagcatctgtggagagaattttttttttctgaagaagagtctaggcccgaagcgtcagccttcctgctcctctgatgcggtttggcctgctgtgttcatccagctctataccttgtctctgtggggagaaagcagagttagcatttcaagtcaatTGACTTTTCATGTGTTTtgttgaagagtcactggacctgaatttctgtttttgtttcagatctccagtgttCACGGTAAATTTTTCACTGATGGGATGTAGGTATGGCTGACTGGCCAACATGTTATTGCCCGTCTTtagttgctgttgagaaagtggtggtgagctgcagtccatgtgctgtagattgacccacaatgttgatagggagggacttccaggatattgacccagcaacattgtaGGAATGGGAATAAATttctaagtcagggtggtgaatggcttggaggcaAGTTCACGGGTAATGGTGTACCCATatttctgctgccattgtccccCTACGtggaagaggtcatgggtttagaaagtgctgtctgaggagctttggtgaatttctgcagtgcatctttagatcgcacacactgctgctacggagcattggtggtggaggcagtggatgcttgtggatgtggtgccagtcaattgggctgctttgtcctggatgatgtcaagcttcttcagtgttgttgggggtgcactcatccaggcgagtgaGGGgctatttcatcacactcctgacttgtgccttgtatatggtgaacaggaagtgaattacttgctgcaatattcctagcctctgtcctGTTCCTGTAGTCACTGTATTTGTACGGTGagttcagctgagtttctggtcaatggtaatctccagAATGTTGATTATGGTGGATTCAGTGAAGGAAACTCCATTGAAAGTCAAGGcatggtgattagattgtctcttattgaagatggcctttgcctggcatttgtgtggcgtgcgtgttacttgccatttgtcagcccaacactggatgttgcatttgaacatggacagcttcagtatcaaAGTCTGCAAATGGTACTAAGTGTTGTGCAATATTTGGCAAACGTCCCCacttgatggagggaaggtcattgacaccTGAAGATCGTTGTGCCTAGGATACTATATTGAGGAAAATCTGTAgagaagtcctggagctgagatgactgacctccaacaagcacaaccatcCTCTTATGTGCCAGGTTTGCCTCAAATACCCATTGATcgcagttttgcttgggctctttGATCAATCAAAAGTGATTTTGATGTGAAGAGCTGCCACTCTCCCCTCATCTCTTGAATTCAACTGTTTCAtcgatgtttgaaccaaggctgtaatgacatcAGGGGCTGAGTTACCCTGACAGAATCCACACTGAGTGTCacagagcaggttattgctgagtaattactgcttgatagctctgttgatgGCACCTCCCATCTCTGTACTGATGATTAGGAGTAAACTGATGGAGCTGTTTTCCtgctttgtcctgctttttgtgtacaggacataattgggcaattttccacagtgtCGGGTGGATTTCAGctttgtagctgtactggaacagcttggctagggtgcagcaagctctggagcacaagccttcagtactactGCCAGGATGTTGTTAGGACCCATAGTCTCTGCAGTATCTagtgtctccagctgtttcttgatatcacttggagtgaacCAATTTGGATGAAGGCGGGTATTTGTGTTGCTGGGGACTGCTGCAGGAGGCTGAGATAGCTCATTCAcccaacacttctggctgaagattgtggTGACTGCTTCaatcttatcctttacactggGCTCcactatcattgaggatggggatacttgtggagcCACCCTCTCTGGTGACTTGTTTAATTGTGAGGAGCATTCATGACTGATTGTTTTAGAGTACACTTCTGATGGCCCACTTCGATGCCCAGTCTGGAGTTGGTGGATCTGTTCaaggtctgtcccatttagcacagtgatagtgtcgcACAACACAGTGGAGGGTATTCTTAATGTGAAAGCATGTCTTCACTTGCCCAGGACTGtttggtggtcactcttactaatACTGTCATGGAGTAGGCAAATTAATGAGGCTGTGGTCAAAAAAGTTTTTCACTCTTATTGATTCtctcactacctgctgcagacccagtgtAGCTGCTGTGACCTTTAGGGTTTTAGGGAAAAGTGAttatcctctgccatttctgccacctgcaatcagaTTCCATGACCAAAGAGATATCCCGCTCCCACCCCATCTGCTTTCCGTAGGGTCTGCTCTGTCCACATCTCCTTTGTCTTTTCCACACTCCTCATGGATCCCACCCCaactggcacctttccctgcaactgcgcgaggtgctacacctgcccccacacctcccccttcacctccgTCTGAGGCCCCAAACAAGCATTCCGTatctgacagggattcacctgcacatcttccaaccTGGTGTACcgcatccattgcacccagtgtggtctcctctatatcggaGAGACTAAGCACAGA
Proteins encoded in this region:
- the LOC132209249 gene encoding WD repeat-containing protein 70-like, which produces SQLKYRSPVRISRLQTSNSIQFTDQSFVFSRGAKLCVVKTKRKAKQSQTVTQEYVITPHALPMFREPRQKSTRKQLEKDRLDPVKSHKPEPPVSGPGRGGRVGTHGGTLSSFIVKNIALDKTDDSNPREAILRHAKEAEQNPYWVAPAYVKTQPHAVFATPEAEEEVEDDEPEWKKRKL